The Bacillus sp. B-jedd sequence TTGCGAGCGGTAAGGGCGGAGTAGGGAAATCAACGGTTTCAGTTAATCTGGCTGTTTCGCTGGCCCGCCTCGGCAAAAAAGTCGGCCTGATCGATGCCGATATATACGGGTTCAGTGTTCCGGATATGATGGGTATCACCGAGCGTCCGGCAGTTAAAAACGATAAAATCCTTCCGGTCGAGCGTTTTGGCGTAAAGGTCATCTCTATGGGCTTTTTTGTAGAAGACAACTCGCCGATTATCTGGCGCGGCCCAATGCTTGGCAAAATGCTGAACAGCTTTTTTGAAGAAGTGAATTGGGGCGAACTCGACTACCTTCTGCTCGACTTGCCTCCAGGAACAGGGGATGTGGCGCTTGATGTTCACACTATGCTTCCTTCATGCAAGGAAATCATTGTGACAACGCCTCATCCGACAGCTGCTTTTGTTGCGGCGAGAGCTGGTGCAATGGCTCTCAAAACAGAACATGAAATCCTGGGCGTTATTGAAAATATGGCTTATTTTGAGAGCAAGCTTACAGCGGAACGCGAATATATCTTCGGTCAGGGCGGCGGCCAGCGGCTTGCTGAGGCATTGAATACTGAAGTGATCGGCCAGCTACCATTGGGGCAGCCGGATTGGGATGAGAATGACTTTGCGCCTTCCATCTATCAGGAAGAAGAAAAACTGGGCGGAATTTACCTCCAGATTGCCGACAAGGTTATCGGCATGCTGGAAAAATAATGAAGAGGCCTCTCCGGCCATAGTTACGGAGAGGCTTTTTATATTCTCAAAGTCGTTGGCCGCTTTACTTATTTCCTCCGCCTTCACTGCCACCGCTTTTACCGCCGCCCTGCCCGCCCTTTCCCTCTTTGGCAACGGATTCCTTGGCAGCCTGCAAAAGCAAATCCTGCATTTTGGTCTTAAATAAAGGGCTCTGCATTGCTTCAGCAATTACCGTCTGAAGATGGAGGCGAAACTCTTTGCTTTTTAAGGCATCCGCCATTTCTTTTTGCATCTCGGGCTCTTTAAAAACTTCAATCATCATGGAACGGTACTCAGGATCTTTCATTAACTCCTTCAAAAGGGTTTCATTTTCGGTTTTCATCCCTTTTGCGAGTGCTGCGGCAATCTTCGGATCTTTTAGAGATTCCCGCCAAAAGTCAGCCCCTTCCTTTGAGACTAATGTTTTTTGAACAGTATCCGTGACCGCGGCCTGGTCCATAATGAATTCTTTTTTAACCTTTTCGTCAGTCATAATTTCATGAATTGCCTTTTTACCATCATCTGTATGGAGAATATCGACTAGCATCTTTTTCGTCTCTTCATAATTGAGTTTGCTTTCAACTTGACTTGCTCCGCCGCCCGCACAGGCTGTCAGTATCAGCATAAGGGCAATTGGCAGCAAAAGAAATTTCTTATTCATCCCAAGAGACTCCCTTCATAATAGGCGCTTACCATTAGGATGAAGAAAAAAGCTGTCAATTATTCGCTTAAAGAGAATGCCTGGATTTTTCAAGAACCTGTTGGTACAATGAATTGTGGCGGCTTTTGTCAAAAAATGAAGCCGCAAGCGGATGCAGTTACCTGCCCGTGAAAAATATAAATGCATTTATGCAGTGCTGGGGGAAAAATTGTGACTAGCCGAAATTGGGTAAAATTATTTATTAACACACTGTTCCTAGGGGCAATAGTAACGGTCATAACCGGATTCTTTGTACGCTGGGATAAATTCGCCCCATTATTCACCCACTTTGAGGTTCTAGAAGTTCTATCCGTATTAATGTGGTTAATTGGGGTTGGATTCATCTTTAGCCTTTTAAGCCAAATGGGCTTTTTTGCATATTTGACCGTCCATCGATTTGGACTGGGGATTTTCAAGTCAGCGAAGCTTTGGAATAGTGTACAGGCAGTTATCGCGGCCTTTGTCCTTTTTGATCTTGTTTATTTAAGGTATACCGCCTTTGCGGAAAAGGGAGAGGGACTGTTCCCTTATATTATTCCCGCTTTAATTGTTCTGGTGGTGGGCCTTGTGGTCGCCTGGCAAAAAATGAAACAGACCACCAGGGAAGCGTTTATTCCGGCTTTATTCTTTATGATTGTCGGTACGGTGCTGGAGTGGGTTCCTGTCCTAAGGGTAAATGAGGGCGGCTGGTTTTATCTCATGCTTTTCCCGCTGCTGGTATGCAACGGATACCAGATCTTAATTCTTCACAAGTTGAATGAGAAGTCGTTGGAAGAACGGAAAAAAGCGCAGGGAAAGTCCAAACAAGTTCCTGAAAAAACCACTAAGAAAAAAAGTAAAAACAAGCCGTCCAATTAATGGGCGGCTTTTTATTATCTTAGAGAGGGAGAAAGATGATTCTACTGATTGTAATTCTTTTACCTGACCTCCTCGGATTTGGTTTTTCCGTTAGCGATCATCTCTGAGACTGTGACAAAGTTAAGCCCCTTTCCCTTTAGTCCTTGAATAATATCAGGGAGAGCTTTAGCCGTTTGCTTGGCGGAGTCAGAAGCATGAAGAAGTACGATATCTCCGGCTGCTGCGTTATCCATATTTTTAAGGATTTTCTTTACCCCGGGATTGGTCCAATCCTCCGAGTCAATGCTCCAATGGACAACCGTAAAACCAAACCGCTCGGCAATTTTCAGAGTCCTCTTATCAAAATGGCCGGTAGGGGCTCGGATTAATGAGATTTTTTTAATATTCAACTTACCAAAAGCAGTTTGCGCCTTGGCAAGGTCTTTTCTAATTTCGGTTTCCTCCAAGGCCGTATAATCCTCGTACCCATATCCAAGGATCCCTATTTCATATCCTTGTTTGGCAATCCTTTCAACTAAGTCCGGATGGCGTTCGGCCCAAGCCCCGGATAAGAAGAATGTAGCCGATTTAACATTTTCCTTTTCAAGCACATCTAAAATGGGTGCAGCTTTTTCATCTCCCCAGCCAATATTAAAAGTCAAGGCAATATCCTTTTCTCCTTTATACACCGCTTTAGGCCCATCTTTAGTTGAAAATACGGGCATTTGAACTAAATTTTCCATATAAACAATCCAGGCTGTGAAAAAAGCGGAGACGATAATGAGCGTAATTTGTTTCATTCGCTTTCCGTTTAATACAAAGAAAAAGTTCACCTTCATGACCCCCGTCCATACAATTCCTTGTACTAAATGTATGTATTGTTCCGGAGAAGTATGATTGAGAAAATCATCTCCTATCTTACATACATATAGAATTTACTGGAAAGTATAATCTCAAAGATTTATTCAGGAGTGGTAATTGGATGATTGGGTTGCTTATTAATGCAAAAGAAGCAAAGGAAATTGAATACCTGGTTAAAAGAGAAATGGAAGAGATTCTTTTCGATCTCGATGATGAAAGAATTGACCATATTGCTAAAAAAGCGATGGAGGAACGATATACAATTTTATTTGCTTTGTTCAGGAGGCTAGCCTTGCCAGGAGAATGCCTGAGATATATGCGCAAAAAATCCAGAAAGAAGGGTCAGCTTTAGTGTAATTTTCCATTTGAAAATATTAAAAAGAATTGTTGACTTTGTTTTTTTTAGTTGTTATAGTAATAAACGTTGCTGCTGGACAGCAACCTAGCAACTTAAAAAAGTTATTGACTTTATACTTTTTAAGATGTTATAATTAGAAAGTCGCTGTTGAGCGATATCGCTTCTTTTGTTGAGGTTTGCAGAGCTGTTTTCAGCTGCTGGGAATTTCAAAAAAGAGCCATCGATCACAGCAGTTTTGTTCCTTGAAAACTAAACAAACAAGCGTCAACAAACAATATTTATCATGATCTTCGGATCATGAGCCAACGTAACTTTATGAGCTAAACTCATACTCTTTCTTGGAGAGTTTGATCCTGGCTCAGGACGAACGCTGGCGGCGTGCCTAATACATGCAAGTCGAGCGGAGGTTTTGAAAGCTTGCTTTCGAAACCTCAGCGGCGGACGGGTGAGTAACACGTGGGCAACCTGCCTGTAAGACTGGGATAACTCCGGGAAACCGGGGCTAATACCGGATAACCCTCATTGACACATGTCGATGAGCTGAAAGACGGTTTCGGCTGTCACTTACAGATGGGCCCGCGGCGCATTAGCTAGTTGGTGGGGTAATGGCCCACCAAGGCGACGATGCGTAGCCGACCTGAGAGGGTGATCGGCCACACTGGGACTGAGACACGGCCCAGACTCCTACGGGAGGCAGCAGTAGGGAATCTTCCGCAATGGACGAAAGTCTGACGGAGCAACGCCGCGTGAGCGAAGAAGGCCTTCGGGTCGTAAAGCTCTGTTGTCAGGGAAGAACAAGTACCGGAGTAACTGCCGGTACCTTGACGGTACCTGACCAGAAAGCCACGGCTAACTACGTGCCAGCAGCCGCGGTAATACGTAGGTGGCAAGCGTTGTCCGGAATTATTGGGCGTAAAGCGCGCGCAGGCGGCCTCTTAAGTCTGATGTGAAAGCCCACGGCTCAACCGTGGAGGGTCATTGGAAACTGGGGGGCTTGAGTGCAGAAGAGGAGAGTGGAATTCCACGTGTAGCGGTGAAATGCGTAGAGATGTGGAGGAACACCAGTGGCGAAGGCGACTCTCTGGTCTGTAACTGACGCTGAGGCGCGAAAGCGTGGGGAGCGAACAGGATTAGATACCCTGGTAGTCCACGCCGTAAACGATGAGTGCTAAGTGTTAGAGGGTTTCCGCCCTTTAGTGCTGCAGCAAACGCATTAAGCACTCCGCCTGGGGAGTACGGCCGCAAGGCTGAAACTCAAAGGAATTGACGGGGGCCCGCACAAGCGGTGGAGCATGTGGTTTAATTCGAAGCAACGCGAAGAACCTTACCAGGTCTTGACATCCTCTGACACTCCTGGAGACAGGACGTTCCCCTTCGGGGGACAGAGTGACAGGTGGTGCATGGTTGTCGTCAGCTCGTGTCGTGAGATGTTGGGTTAAGTCCCGCAACGAGCGCAACCCTTGATCTTAGTTGCCAGCATTCAGTTGGGCACTCTAAGGTGACTGCCGGTGACAAACCGGAGGAAGGTGGGGATGACGTCAAATCATCATGCCCCTTATGACCTGGGCTACACACGTGCTACAATGGATGGTACAAAGGGCAGCGAAGCCGCGAGGTGAAGCCAATCCCATAAAACCATTCTCAGTTCGGATTGCAGGCTGCAACTCGCCTGCATGAAGCCGGAATCGCTAGTAATCGCGGATCAGCATGCCGCGGTGAATACGTTCCCGGGCCTTGTACACACCGCCCGTCACACCACGGGAGTTTGTAACACCCGAAGTCGGTGGGGTAACCGCAAGGGGCCAGCCGCCTAAGGTGGGACAGATGACTGGGGTGAAGTCGTAACAAGGTAGCCGTATCGGAAGGTGCGGCTGGATCACCTCCTTTCTAAGGATATTGCCTTTGGGCAATCGGAATGCGGACCTTCGGTCCGTAAGTTGACCGCTTGTTTGTTTAGTTTTGAGGGAGCAATTCCTCAAGACTTCCTTGTTCCTTGAAAACTGGATAATGTAAGAAGAAGTAACCAAGAAGAACCGAGTGATCGCCATTTTAGTTTTCTCTCTTATTTAAGAGTGAATGAACCTTTTAGGTTAAGTTAGAAAGGGCGCACGGTGGATGCCTTGGCACTAGGAGATTTCCCACAGTGTTAAACTGGTAAGATCCCTGAAAGACGATCAGGTTGATAGGTCAGAGGTGGAAGCGCGGCGACGCGTGGAGCTGACTGATACTAATAGATCGAGGACTTAACCAATTCAAAATGATCATTCGTTCTTCAAACTTCTTCTAATTATCCAGTTTTGAGGGAATGAAATTTTCCTTGAAAAAAACAAAAAAGACATTATAATAAAATATGTCTGATTCATTGTCTGGCAGTTATGGCGAGAAGGCCACACCCGTTCCCATCCCGAACACGGAAGTTAAGCTTCTCAGCGCCGATGGTAGTTGGGGCCTTGCCCCTGTGAGAGTAGGACGCTGCCGGGCTTTGATTTTATTTTGTGCAGCTCATGAATAGGTTGGAGCGATATTTCCAAGAATCGGCTGCGAGTTGTATACGCCTCTGAATATAGGTAAACTTACTTATTCCGCAGTAGCTCAGTGGTAGAGCAATCGGCTGTTAACCGATCGGTCGTAGGTTCGAGTCCTACCTGCGGAGCCAATATATCTTTACTTATTAATGCTTCCATAGCTCAGTAGGTAGAGCACTTCCATGGTAAGGAAGAGGTCAGCGGTTCGAGCCCGCTTGGAAGCTTTTTAAATATCGGCCCCTTGGTCAAGCGGTTAAGACACCGCCCTTTCACGGCGGTAACACGGGTTCGAATCCCGTAGGGGTCACCATTTGGAGGATTAGCTCAGCTGGGAGAGCATCTGCCTTACAAGCAGAGGGTCGGCGGTTCGATCCCGTCATCCTCCATTATTTCTAATATATTTAATACTTCTTATGCCGGTTTAGCTCAATTGGTAGAGCAACTGACTTGTAATCAGTAGGTTGGGGGTTCAAGTCCTCTAGCCGGCACCATTTTTTGGTGGGGTAGCGAAGTGGCTAAACGCGGCGGACTGTAAATCCGCTCCCTCCGGGTTCGGCGGTTCGAATCCGTCCCCCACCACCATTTTCTGAATAGGTTTCATCCAAAAGAGCAATACTATGTATGTTCTTTTTAAGTTGTATTGGAAAACTGTATTAGGAAACCATACTATTATTGGGCTATAGCCAAGCGGTAAGGCAACGGACTTTGACTCCGTCATTCGTTGGTTCGAATCCAGCTAGCCCAGTCTTTTTTTATTTTTGTACTCGAGCCATTAGCTCAGTTGGTAGAGACGAGCAACGCTTCTATGAACCAGCTGCGAGTTGCGTAGCAGGACGGAAGTTCTGCGGAGCAGACGGCTAGATGCTTAATGGATTTAGGGAACTTTTTTTTGTTTGAGCCATTAGCTCAGTCGGTAGAGCATCTGACTTTTAATCAGAGGGTCGAAGGTTCGAGTCCTTCATGGCTCATTTAAATTCTTGTCTAATAAAAATTTTTTCGTTATAATACTATCGAACGCGGAAGTAGTTCAGTGGTAGAACACCACCTTGCCAAGGTGGGGGTCGCGGGTTCGAATCCCGTCTTCCGCTCCATTCTCCGGGGCCTTAGCTCAGCTGGGAGAGCGCCTGCTTTGCACGCAGGAGGTCAGCGGTTCGATCCCGCTAGGCTCCACCATCATTTTACATAAAGACCATTCTGCCTTAAATCTTTTTAGATTTAAGGCTTCTTTGTATGTTTGGATAGAAGCAATCTCAAAGCTCGTAACCAATACGACTTTGTTCCAAATAAAAATGTTCTCTCCGGTCGAATATGAATGTTCTAAACGCCCGCAGCATTTAAAATTCTGCTCTGCGGTCGAATAGAAGAGCTCTAAACGCCCGCAGCAAATAAAAATCTACTCTGCGGTCGAATAGAATTCAATCTCATCGACAGTAAAGCCAAACAAATAGCAACGAAGTCGTATAAAAGCAGCAAAGCCAACATCCAAATAACGCTGTACCCTATGGTGGATGGAAATGCTTCGTTAAGGATGTATTTATATGCATAATAATGTCAAGTTGAGTCATTTGGATGTAAGCGGTTAAAATTAAGACATTAAGGGGGAGTATAAATGAAAAAATTGTCTATTATCGGCATGCCTATGGACCTGGGGCAATTGCGCCGGGGAGTTGATATGGGGCCGAGTGCAATACGTTACGCGGAAGTCGTCGACAGGCTCAAAAGCTTATTTGATGAAATTGAAGATTTAGGGGATATCCCTGTCGGCCGGCCAGAGGTCGTCATTGATCAGCAGTCGAAGCTGAGAAATTTGGAGTTAATCACTAAAAAGAATGAGAAGCTGGCAGCTGAAGTCGATAAAGTGGTCGAAAAGGGTTCATTCCCGCTAATCCTTGGAGGCGACCATAGCATTGCCATCGGGACACTTGCGGGTGTTTCAAAACATTATAAAAATATGGGCGTAATTTGGTATGATGCCCATGGTGATTTGAATACAGCAGAAACGTCCCCATCCGGAAACATCCATGGTATGCCTCTCGCAGTCAGTTTAGGGATTGGCCATAAGTTGTTGACGGAATTGGGAGGATACAGCCCGAAAGTAAAACCTGAGAATGTAGTCATCATAGGGGCGAGGGCACTGGATGACGGTGAAAAGGAATTAATAAAAGAAACTGGCATTAAAGTCTATACCATGCATGAAATTGACCGAATGGGCATGGCAAGGGTGATGGAGGAGACGATTTCCTACTTAAAGGACAGAACAGATGGGGTTCATCTTTCTCTTGATCTGGATGGCCTTGATCCCCTGGATGCACCGGGAGTGGGAACACCGGTTATTGGCGGGATTACTTATCGGGAGAGCCATTTGGCAATGGAAATGCTCGCTGAGGCGGAAATCATAACTTCCGCGGAATTTGTTGAAGTCAATCCTATTCTTGATGAGAGAAATAAGACTGCGAAAGTAGCGGTTGAATTAATGGGTTCGTTATTTGGGGAAAATCTTCTCTAAGCTATTAGTAAGTAATAAAAAGAAGAAACCAGCATTCCCTCTAGTGGTTATGGGGAAAGCTGGTTTTTTAATATGCGGGAATCAGCACCCGAAAGTCTTTTAATGTTTTTGGTTTACTAAAACATAATATGTGTTTAGCAGTGAGTCCAATTTCACGCTTGCCTCGATAACGTTATGGTCGGTTAGCGAATAGTTGTTTGCCAGCTGGACCATTTGATTTCTGGAATTTTCAATTTCACTGGCCAGTTTTGTAAGCTGAATGCACATAATAACCAAGTCCTTTCCGTAAATTACTATTTTTATGTCCTTTATGAGGAAAATCCAAACCTATCGCTGACAGATATGGTAAGATTTTATTAAAATTGTTTTATCCAAAATGAAACTTTTTTGCAAGCGGTTCGTACTATACATAGCCGCAATTAGAGGCGGAGGTAAAAAATTGGATGCACTTGTTAAAAAAAGAATAAAACAAATTAAAAAAGGCGACCAGGATGCGTTTGCTGAAATTGTGGAATTGTATAAGGATAAATTGTTTCAGCTTGGCTACCGCATGTTGGGAAACAGGCACGAAGCGGAGGATATCGCCCAGGAAGCATTTATCCGCGCTTATGTAAATATTCACAATTTTAATCAAGAATATAAATTCTCGACTTGGCTTTATCGGATTGCGACCAATCTTTGCATTGACAGAATCCGAAAGAAAAAGCCGGATTATTATCTTGATGCCGAAGTGGCAGGGACAGAGGGATTGACCCTTTATTCCCGAATCTCTTCAGATACACCCCTTCCTGAAAAGGAAGTGGAAATGATGGAGCTGCACGAAACCATTCAGGAAGAAATTTTGAAACTGCCCGAAAAATACAGGTCTGTGATCGTATTAAAATATATTGAGGAGTTATCCTTGAATGAAATAAGCGAAATACTCGATTTGCCGCTGGGGACGGTAAAAACGAGGATCCATAGAGGGCGGGAAGCATTAAGAAAGCAATTAAGACATGTATAAGAGGTGAACAATGTGAACTGTCCCGAAGAAATTATCGTCTATATGCATGAATATTTTGATGATGATTTAGAACCCGAGAATGAACGGGTGCTAAGGGAGCATCTGGGCAAATGTAAAGACTGCCAGGCTCTCTTTCAGGAGATGAATAAAACAGTTGCGCTGATTCAAAGTACTGCCAATGTCCATGCGCCAGAGAACTTTACTGCATCAGTCCTGGCAAAGCTTCCTAAAGAAAAGAAAAAGATCAGCTTCCAGCGTTGGATGAAACGGCATCCAATGGTCACCGCCGCTGCTGTCTTCATCGTTCTGATGACCGGAAGCCTGTTTACCGCCTGGGATAGCGACCGGGATTTTTCAACAACAAATGCCGACCAGGTCGTCATTGATCATGAGACCGTCATAGTTCCGGCTGGAAAAGTTGTCAAAGGCGATTTAGTGGTCAAAAACGGCGACATTAAAATTGAAGGCGAAGTTCAGGGAAATGTTACCGTCATAAACGGCGAGCAGTATCTTGCGTCAGCGGGGCATGTAACCGGAAAAATTGAAAAGGTAGACAAAGCGTTCGACTGGATCTGGTACCAGATTAAAAAAACCGCATTAGATTTGTTTAGCTTGGACGGCGAAAAGGGAACAGATGAAAAATAGCCACCGCTATCTGGAGGCTATTTTTCATTTTTCTGCACTTTTTGGGAACCCTCCGGTTTTGCAGCGCCAGTGATTCGTCCGGAATCATTTTATGATATAATATAAAAGTTACATAACCATACGGAAACCCCATTAAATAGCAGGGGGTTACGTATACTATTACGCAAGCAGGCATAGAAAGATTGCCTTGAAAAATATAGTCAGCCTGTCAGGGCCTCTTTAAATAAATGACCGGAGGAAAGCCAATGCCTTTTGGAGACTTCAACATTTTCCGTTATTTGGCGAGCATTGTGGATATCGCCATTATCTGGTATGTCGTATATAAACTCATCATGCTCATAAAGGGAACAAAGGCAGTCCAGCTCTTAAAAGGGATTTTCGTCATTCTGCTGGTTAAGCTCTTTAGTGATTTCCTAGGATTGAGAACATTAAGCTGGATTGTGGACAACATTATTACCTGGGGTTTTCTGGCGATAATCATCATCTTCCAGCCGGAACTTAGGCGGGCGCTCGAGCAGCTTGGCCGTGGACGCTTTTTCTCCAGAACAGGCGGGCAGGAAGAGGAAGAACTCGAAAAGACCGCAAATGCGATTATCAAGGCTACAGACTATATGGCCAAACGGAGAATTGGCGCCCTTATATCGATGGAACGGGAAACAGGAATGTCGGACTATATTGAAACCGGGATCCGGGTGGATGGCAAAATATCATCTGAATTGCTGATCAATATTTTTATTCCAAATACCCCACTGCATGATGGGGCGGTTATTTTGCAAAAAAATAATGTGGCCGCTGCGGCCTGCTACCTGCCTTTGTCAGAAAGCCCGTTCATTTCAAAAGAGCTCGGGACGCGGCACCGGGCCGCACTGGGTATCAGTGAGGTCACCGATAGTATCACGATTATTGTATCAGAGGAAACCGGGGGCATCTCACTCACGAAAAACGGGGAACTGTACCGTGACTTAAGCAGAGATACTTTCAAGGAAATGATCACCACTGAAATAGTAGGGAAGGAAAAAGAGAAAGCTTCCTCTTCAAACCTTTGGAATTGGAGGATGAAGAAAAATGGATAAAATGCTTGATAACAGCTGGTTTGTAAAAGTTGTCGCCCTGCTACTCGCATTCCTGCTCTATTCATCCGTCCCTACGCCAGATTCAGACGGGAACAAGCTGAATGAAAAATATGTACCTGGCGATGAAACGACAGAAACGATAAAAGACGTTCCGGTCAGTGCCTATTATGATACGAAAAACTTGATTGTCACCGGCTTACCGGAGACGGTTGATTTGACTGTGGCGGGTCCAAAGAGCCATGTGCAAAATGCAAAAACACTGAAGAACTTTGAAGTGTATGTGGATTTGACCGGTGCTGAAATTGGTACGAAAACAGTCAAACTGAAGGTAAGGGATCTGTCGGACAAGCTGCAGGCTTCCATTTCTCCTTCGTCTGTCACGATTTCCATTCAGGAAAGGATTACGAGGGAATTCAGTGTCGAGGCTGAGTATAATACTTCCCTGGTCAAGGACGGCTTTGGCGCTTCGCCTCCAAAGGTCAGTCCGGATAAAGTGAAAATCACCGGAGCAAGAGATATCATTGACAGTATTACTTATGTCAAAGCTACTGTAGATATTAAAGAGCCATTGGTGGAAACAACAACGAGAAACGCGAAGATCAAGGTTTTCGACAGGGAACTGAACAAGCTTGATGTCATTGTGGAACCAGATAGTGTCGAGGTCACCATTCCGGTTAGAAGTATGACAAAACAAGTCCCAATTCAACTGATTCAAAAAGGCGCCCTGCCGGATGGACTTGCACTTGAATCGATCAATGCTGATGCAAAACAGGCAGTCATCACCGCTGACGAGGATGTGC is a genomic window containing:
- a CDS encoding P-loop NTPase, whose product is MITEAIVRETLSGLQEPFLHKSLGELNAIEEIKVKEEKNHVSVKIAIAKTGTPEQLQLQGEIVNALKSRGAASVGLRFSELPEEVLAEHRAAMAESGGQGLLSPGSKTTFIAIASGKGGVGKSTVSVNLAVSLARLGKKVGLIDADIYGFSVPDMMGITERPAVKNDKILPVERFGVKVISMGFFVEDNSPIIWRGPMLGKMLNSFFEEVNWGELDYLLLDLPPGTGDVALDVHTMLPSCKEIIVTTPHPTAAFVAARAGAMALKTEHEILGVIENMAYFESKLTAEREYIFGQGGGQRLAEALNTEVIGQLPLGQPDWDENDFAPSIYQEEEKLGGIYLQIADKVIGMLEK
- the gerD gene encoding spore germination lipoprotein GerD; amino-acid sequence: MNKKFLLLPIALMLILTACAGGGASQVESKLNYEETKKMLVDILHTDDGKKAIHEIMTDEKVKKEFIMDQAAVTDTVQKTLVSKEGADFWRESLKDPKIAAALAKGMKTENETLLKELMKDPEYRSMMIEVFKEPEMQKEMADALKSKEFRLHLQTVIAEAMQSPLFKTKMQDLLLQAAKESVAKEGKGGQGGGKSGGSEGGGNK
- a CDS encoding KinB-signaling pathway activation protein; this translates as MTSRNWVKLFINTLFLGAIVTVITGFFVRWDKFAPLFTHFEVLEVLSVLMWLIGVGFIFSLLSQMGFFAYLTVHRFGLGIFKSAKLWNSVQAVIAAFVLFDLVYLRYTAFAEKGEGLFPYIIPALIVLVVGLVVAWQKMKQTTREAFIPALFFMIVGTVLEWVPVLRVNEGGWFYLMLFPLLVCNGYQILILHKLNEKSLEERKKAQGKSKQVPEKTTKKKSKNKPSN
- the pdaB gene encoding polysaccharide deacetylase family sporulation protein PdaB translates to MNFFFVLNGKRMKQITLIIVSAFFTAWIVYMENLVQMPVFSTKDGPKAVYKGEKDIALTFNIGWGDEKAAPILDVLEKENVKSATFFLSGAWAERHPDLVERIAKQGYEIGILGYGYEDYTALEETEIRKDLAKAQTAFGKLNIKKISLIRAPTGHFDKRTLKIAERFGFTVVHWSIDSEDWTNPGVKKILKNMDNAAAGDIVLLHASDSAKQTAKALPDIIQGLKGKGLNFVTVSEMIANGKTKSEEVR
- the rocF gene encoding arginase; translation: MKKLSIIGMPMDLGQLRRGVDMGPSAIRYAEVVDRLKSLFDEIEDLGDIPVGRPEVVIDQQSKLRNLELITKKNEKLAAEVDKVVEKGSFPLILGGDHSIAIGTLAGVSKHYKNMGVIWYDAHGDLNTAETSPSGNIHGMPLAVSLGIGHKLLTELGGYSPKVKPENVVIIGARALDDGEKELIKETGIKVYTMHEIDRMGMARVMEETISYLKDRTDGVHLSLDLDGLDPLDAPGVGTPVIGGITYRESHLAMEMLAEAEIITSAEFVEVNPILDERNKTAKVAVELMGSLFGENLL
- a CDS encoding aspartyl-phosphate phosphatase Spo0E family protein; the encoded protein is MCIQLTKLASEIENSRNQMVQLANNYSLTDHNVIEASVKLDSLLNTYYVLVNQKH
- the sigW gene encoding RNA polymerase sigma factor SigW; this translates as MDALVKKRIKQIKKGDQDAFAEIVELYKDKLFQLGYRMLGNRHEAEDIAQEAFIRAYVNIHNFNQEYKFSTWLYRIATNLCIDRIRKKKPDYYLDAEVAGTEGLTLYSRISSDTPLPEKEVEMMELHETIQEEILKLPEKYRSVIVLKYIEELSLNEISEILDLPLGTVKTRIHRGREALRKQLRHV
- a CDS encoding anti-sigma factor family protein; this encodes MNCPEEIIVYMHEYFDDDLEPENERVLREHLGKCKDCQALFQEMNKTVALIQSTANVHAPENFTASVLAKLPKEKKKISFQRWMKRHPMVTAAAVFIVLMTGSLFTAWDSDRDFSTTNADQVVIDHETVIVPAGKVVKGDLVVKNGDIKIEGEVQGNVTVINGEQYLASAGHVTGKIEKVDKAFDWIWYQIKKTALDLFSLDGEKGTDEK
- the cdaA gene encoding diadenylate cyclase CdaA, which produces MPFGDFNIFRYLASIVDIAIIWYVVYKLIMLIKGTKAVQLLKGIFVILLVKLFSDFLGLRTLSWIVDNIITWGFLAIIIIFQPELRRALEQLGRGRFFSRTGGQEEEELEKTANAIIKATDYMAKRRIGALISMERETGMSDYIETGIRVDGKISSELLINIFIPNTPLHDGAVILQKNNVAAAACYLPLSESPFISKELGTRHRAALGISEVTDSITIIVSEETGGISLTKNGELYRDLSRDTFKEMITTEIVGKEKEKASSSNLWNWRMKKNG
- a CDS encoding CdaR family protein; the protein is MDKMLDNSWFVKVVALLLAFLLYSSVPTPDSDGNKLNEKYVPGDETTETIKDVPVSAYYDTKNLIVTGLPETVDLTVAGPKSHVQNAKTLKNFEVYVDLTGAEIGTKTVKLKVRDLSDKLQASISPSSVTISIQERITREFSVEAEYNTSLVKDGFGASPPKVSPDKVKITGARDIIDSITYVKATVDIKEPLVETTTRNAKIKVFDRELNKLDVIVEPDSVEVTIPVRSMTKQVPIQLIQKGALPDGLALESINADAKQAVITADEDVLASVKSVRAEVDLSKIKESGTVSVPVIIPDGVISVSPELVKVTVKVRTKEEEKNISSIPVNIRGLSPDQRAEFTDPAAGNTSLLVYGSSDKINSLGPGDFRLFVELSGLNEGEHDVDIQVEGPKDVSWRMAKSTATIKITNNTDA